One genomic window of Sphingobacterium oryzagri includes the following:
- a CDS encoding DUF2971 domain-containing protein, translating to MWAHYGGLHCGVCLEFDEDLLVENLKEKYSDLDFHLENVEYSNRKKSSFLHWQEDKSHDENYKYIVRYLLKRYDTIEIRLLGKGR from the coding sequence ATGTGGGCCCATTATGGTGGGTTACATTGTGGCGTATGTTTGGAGTTTGATGAAGATCTATTGGTAGAAAATCTAAAAGAAAAATATTCAGATTTGGACTTCCATTTGGAAAATGTCGAATATTCTAATCGTAAAAAGTCTTCTTTTCTACATTGGCAAGAAGATAAGAGTCACGATGAAAATTATAAGTATATAGTTAGATATCTTTTAAAAAGATATGACACTATTGAAATCAGATTATTGGGAAAAGGAAGATGA
- a CDS encoding tetratricopeptide repeat protein: MARKSPTSSTLRRLYTLSGNQCAFPGCTHALVNNEGVGIAQICHIEAAEKGGQRYNKDQADEERRAFENLIVLCHAHHKVTDDISKYGVSELKSMKASHEQMFLENGYEIEDSVLDRIKDAIDEKLDEIINQNNQTHQTLAEIKMEVATISSAQVNISTNGSNLYNELLKIGISFRKDNNFVAALSSFQKTEEESWSILDGEVKFKLLANIGATLLDMGRNEEAAIYFLKIQQLEKETLESLAYICLAYAILKQEEQFDYFFEKTISKGKDNENLWLAYLLLKGGTVPTSVLHKEIPDPIVKQDFILIKLLELYQAEGKLNEVQELFWKIEAIVEDETYKHWQIISSYIGLIVSPILKVHKLQFVAFTEKEILIVKKALHLYDRVIGLLENSGANKMLSLAYYNRSLCFVALSREAEGERDQERAWGISQRFFSFKGLFLFHLKNKKYERCELLLEEWKQQRINVQPEERFEVIACEARLLAKKGDFVRLERVLMDEYDDTTSEYKPLILDNLVLNGVDSGDYNSVIKYANMLVTEFPNHAYGYIGLFAYYMRQKDPSNAKRALKEAKGKTYDKRSEVFIWMQLADGFCELQEYQEALVYFEKLVNCNSINVVTTRFAECHYNLENYEKVILVLADKDLSTLDFISLQLLFLSYYNLGLKVQAEEALAQGLRLKESRDVNLFRKIGAQYYSECDHFEEAAKLILAIDDFDCLGVKDMFDLACLLSSMGYIREAFDLAYKLRVIYYETFEAQKYYFDLHVFNDNSLDNNIALYLKKVEENTLVVLKDENGKESKFYLAGDNKISDGVLLKAGNQLWDVLLGAVKGQRILLPNTMGNFEVADIWSNYLLSFRDSLFLLQNKYADKARMYFGRFN, from the coding sequence ATGGCAAGAAAATCTCCAACATCATCAACGCTGAGACGCTTGTATACACTTTCTGGAAATCAATGTGCTTTTCCAGGCTGTACTCATGCTTTGGTTAATAATGAAGGTGTCGGTATCGCACAAATATGCCATATCGAAGCCGCAGAGAAAGGGGGACAACGCTATAATAAGGATCAGGCGGACGAAGAACGTAGAGCATTTGAAAATCTAATTGTATTATGTCATGCACATCATAAAGTAACAGATGATATATCAAAATATGGAGTCTCTGAGCTAAAGTCTATGAAAGCTAGCCATGAACAAATGTTTTTAGAAAATGGTTATGAAATAGAAGATAGTGTATTAGATCGAATTAAGGATGCTATTGATGAGAAGTTGGATGAAATAATTAATCAAAATAATCAGACTCACCAAACCCTGGCTGAAATTAAAATGGAAGTTGCTACGATAAGTTCAGCTCAAGTAAATATTTCTACAAATGGGAGTAATTTGTATAATGAGCTGTTGAAAATTGGCATAAGCTTTAGAAAGGATAACAATTTTGTTGCGGCATTAAGCTCTTTTCAAAAAACGGAAGAAGAAAGTTGGAGTATATTGGATGGTGAGGTGAAGTTCAAACTGTTGGCTAACATAGGTGCTACCTTATTGGATATGGGGCGTAATGAAGAAGCTGCAATTTATTTTTTAAAAATTCAGCAATTGGAAAAGGAAACATTAGAAAGTTTAGCTTACATATGCCTTGCCTATGCTATTCTCAAACAAGAAGAGCAGTTTGATTACTTTTTTGAAAAGACGATTTCAAAAGGAAAGGATAATGAAAATTTATGGTTAGCATATCTTTTATTGAAAGGCGGTACTGTACCTACTTCAGTTTTACACAAAGAGATTCCAGACCCCATAGTTAAGCAAGACTTTATTCTAATAAAACTGTTAGAGCTATACCAAGCCGAAGGAAAGTTGAATGAGGTTCAGGAGTTATTTTGGAAAATTGAAGCGATAGTAGAGGATGAGACGTATAAGCATTGGCAAATTATTAGTTCCTATATCGGACTAATTGTTTCACCAATTTTAAAAGTTCACAAGCTACAATTTGTAGCCTTTACAGAAAAGGAAATTCTAATAGTCAAAAAGGCTCTACATCTATACGATAGGGTGATAGGTTTACTTGAGAATAGTGGTGCTAATAAAATGCTATCTCTTGCCTATTATAATAGATCGTTGTGCTTTGTAGCATTATCTAGGGAAGCCGAGGGTGAAAGAGATCAGGAAAGAGCTTGGGGTATAAGCCAGCGTTTTTTCTCATTTAAAGGATTATTTCTATTTCACTTGAAGAATAAAAAATATGAACGATGCGAATTATTATTGGAAGAGTGGAAACAACAGCGTATTAATGTACAACCTGAAGAACGCTTTGAGGTAATAGCCTGTGAGGCGAGGCTTCTAGCTAAGAAGGGAGACTTTGTTCGTTTGGAAAGAGTTTTAATGGATGAATACGATGACACGACATCAGAGTATAAGCCTTTGATATTAGATAATTTAGTTTTAAATGGTGTTGATTCTGGAGATTATAATTCTGTAATTAAATACGCTAATATGCTAGTAACCGAGTTCCCGAATCATGCATATGGATACATCGGTCTATTCGCTTACTATATGCGACAGAAAGATCCTTCTAATGCTAAAAGAGCATTAAAGGAAGCAAAGGGGAAAACGTATGACAAACGAAGCGAGGTGTTCATATGGATGCAACTGGCTGATGGATTTTGCGAGTTACAAGAATATCAAGAAGCTCTAGTGTATTTTGAGAAGTTAGTAAATTGCAATTCCATTAATGTTGTAACAACACGCTTTGCCGAATGTCATTATAATCTTGAGAATTATGAGAAGGTAATTTTAGTATTGGCAGATAAGGACTTATCGACTTTAGATTTCATATCTCTACAATTGCTTTTTTTGTCCTATTATAATTTAGGGTTAAAGGTTCAAGCAGAGGAAGCGTTGGCGCAAGGTTTAAGATTGAAAGAGTCTAGAGATGTCAACCTGTTTAGAAAAATAGGGGCACAGTACTATTCGGAATGCGACCATTTTGAAGAGGCTGCTAAACTTATATTAGCTATCGACGATTTTGATTGTTTGGGAGTAAAAGATATGTTTGACTTAGCCTGTCTTTTGTCCTCAATGGGGTATATAAGAGAGGCGTTTGATCTGGCATATAAACTAAGGGTTATCTATTACGAGACTTTCGAAGCCCAGAAGTATTATTTTGACCTACATGTGTTTAATGATAATTCCTTAGACAATAATATAGCTCTATACTTAAAGAAGGTAGAAGAAAATACCCTTGTTGTATTAAAAGATGAAAATGGGAAGGAATCCAAATTTTATCTCGCTGGTGATAACAAGATTTCCGATGGCGTATTGCTAAAGGCAGGTAATCAACTTTGGGATGTCCTTTTAGGAGCTGTTAAGGGCCAAAGGATTTTATTGCCCAATACAATGGGAAATTTTGAGGTTGCTGATATTTGGAGTAATTACTTACTTTCGTTTAGAGACTCACTGTTTCTATTGCAGAATAAATATGCTGATAAAGCAAGAATGTATTTTGGTAGATTTAATTAG
- a CDS encoding ATP-dependent nuclease — MAKATKAAEDFTYLEEMPRPRLKKLIVKNFRCIGKKGVEIDLDDIVVLVGANNAGKSSILKAYEVAMSDGSKKGELTLEDFPNNEINPDQLPEIELHTVVYDARVGQKWLTEAEGGYLVREKWTWPNTGKAVRRGWNVEINNWDETSFPFGPANIANSRRPEPHKVDAFSDPEEQAKEIKKLLMAAITERVKSIQSSEEKNEYHALLDQALELQKKIIDETRDQIDVANESLTGLINQVFPNYVVNFDAQPDNTLDLGMFKWHSQLKMGPEGGFQSTIDKQGSGARRTLLWTALKFIAETNRKAKEANALQRPYLLLIDEPEICLHPSAIREACKVLYDLPLSGNWQVMVTTHSPVFIDFSRDNTTIVKVERSFDGDIEGTTVFRPEKVNFDMDDRQNLKLLNICDPYVAEFFFGGRVIIVEGDTEYTAFNYIRREKPEKYNNIHIIRARGKATIVSLVKILNHFGTAYSVLHDSDRPRTKDGNRANPAWTNNQRILDSLNARPEGLAVRLLASIPNFEGAYFGEEIAGDKPYNALATLTTDSDKFRVVEQLLDSLVDHGLPHPDSCLEWTQVEQLSDYINNLTNSN, encoded by the coding sequence ATGGCAAAAGCAACAAAAGCAGCAGAAGACTTTACTTATCTCGAGGAAATGCCTCGACCAAGATTGAAAAAACTTATCGTAAAAAACTTTAGATGTATTGGAAAAAAAGGCGTAGAGATTGATCTTGATGATATCGTTGTTTTGGTAGGAGCGAATAATGCGGGCAAGAGTTCGATATTAAAAGCTTACGAAGTTGCGATGTCGGATGGATCAAAAAAAGGAGAACTTACATTGGAAGATTTTCCGAATAATGAAATTAACCCGGATCAACTACCAGAGATAGAACTGCACACCGTGGTTTATGATGCGCGAGTTGGACAAAAATGGTTGACAGAAGCTGAAGGAGGGTACTTGGTTAGAGAAAAATGGACTTGGCCGAATACAGGTAAGGCAGTTCGTCGTGGGTGGAATGTTGAAATAAACAATTGGGATGAAACTAGCTTTCCTTTCGGACCTGCAAACATAGCTAACTCAAGAAGACCCGAGCCGCATAAAGTTGATGCTTTCTCCGATCCAGAGGAACAGGCAAAAGAAATTAAGAAGCTATTGATGGCCGCTATTACCGAAAGGGTAAAAAGCATACAATCATCTGAAGAGAAAAATGAATACCATGCGCTTCTAGATCAGGCTCTCGAGCTACAGAAGAAAATTATAGACGAGACTAGAGATCAGATTGATGTTGCTAATGAGTCGCTAACAGGATTAATTAATCAGGTCTTTCCGAACTACGTAGTTAATTTTGATGCTCAACCAGACAATACATTAGATTTGGGTATGTTCAAATGGCATTCTCAATTGAAAATGGGACCAGAAGGTGGGTTTCAGAGCACTATTGACAAGCAAGGAAGTGGAGCTAGGAGAACTTTGCTATGGACAGCATTGAAATTCATAGCAGAAACTAATAGAAAAGCAAAAGAAGCAAATGCTCTACAGAGGCCATATCTATTATTGATTGACGAACCTGAAATTTGTCTACATCCGAGTGCTATTCGAGAGGCTTGTAAAGTACTTTATGACTTGCCGTTATCTGGAAACTGGCAAGTTATGGTTACCACGCATAGTCCTGTTTTTATTGATTTTTCTCGCGATAATACAACGATTGTCAAAGTCGAAAGGAGCTTTGATGGAGACATTGAAGGAACAACTGTTTTTAGGCCAGAAAAGGTTAATTTCGATATGGATGACAGGCAGAACCTGAAACTACTCAATATATGTGATCCTTATGTTGCAGAATTCTTCTTCGGTGGTCGAGTGATAATTGTTGAGGGAGATACTGAATATACTGCTTTTAATTATATACGCAGAGAAAAACCTGAAAAGTATAATAATATACACATTATTAGGGCTCGTGGAAAAGCTACTATAGTGTCTCTTGTCAAGATTTTAAATCATTTTGGAACAGCCTATTCTGTATTACATGATAGCGATAGGCCGCGTACGAAAGATGGGAATCGAGCAAATCCTGCTTGGACAAACAATCAACGTATATTAGATAGCCTGAACGCAAGACCTGAAGGATTAGCGGTGCGATTGTTGGCGTCGATACCAAATTTTGAAGGGGCTTATTTTGGAGAAGAAATTGCTGGTGATAAGCCCTATAATGCATTAGCTACATTAACTACCGATTCTGATAAATTCAGAGTGGTAGAGCAGTTACTAGACTCATTGGTGGATCATGGGCTTCCGCATCCAGATAGCTGTTTGGAATGGACTCAGGTTGAACAATTATCCGATTATATTAACAATTTGACAAACAGCAATTGA